A section of the Streptomyces sp. NBC_01363 genome encodes:
- a CDS encoding trypsin-like serine protease, protein MSRTVFRALTGAFALAAATALMPLGSSARAAEDGIVIGGQPAHVKDSPWVVALSSRDRFGAARAGQFCGGVVVAPKKVLTAAHCLSREALGMDVGSVRDLRIIAGRDALLGTGGQEIPVKGTWTNPGFDPATNAGDLAVLTLADAVPGKSVIPMAGSGDAAYVPGTEADVYGWGDTTGRSDYASSLRSAKVSVLPDTACAQAYPGGRNGTYDASAMLCAGELLGGYDACQGDSGGPLVARGRLIGLVSWGNGCARAGSPGVYTRISAAIGWMPKAD, encoded by the coding sequence ATGTCCCGTACCGTCTTCCGCGCCTTGACCGGGGCGTTCGCCCTGGCCGCCGCCACAGCCCTGATGCCGCTCGGATCTTCCGCCCGGGCGGCCGAGGACGGCATCGTCATCGGTGGTCAGCCCGCACATGTCAAGGACAGCCCCTGGGTTGTGGCACTGTCCAGCCGCGACCGGTTCGGAGCGGCGCGCGCCGGCCAGTTCTGCGGTGGCGTCGTGGTGGCGCCGAAGAAGGTGCTGACCGCTGCGCACTGTCTGAGCCGGGAGGCGCTCGGCATGGATGTCGGCAGCGTGCGTGATCTGCGGATCATCGCGGGCCGCGACGCCCTGCTCGGGACCGGAGGTCAGGAGATACCGGTGAAGGGGACGTGGACCAATCCGGGGTTCGACCCTGCCACGAACGCGGGGGACCTGGCCGTGCTCACCCTCGCCGACGCGGTCCCCGGGAAGAGCGTGATCCCGATGGCCGGATCCGGTGACGCGGCGTACGTACCGGGCACCGAAGCGGACGTCTACGGGTGGGGTGACACGACGGGCCGCAGCGACTACGCGTCGTCGCTGCGGTCCGCGAAAGTGAGCGTTCTGCCGGACACCGCGTGCGCGCAGGCCTACCCGGGTGGCAGGAACGGCACGTACGACGCCTCAGCGATGCTCTGCGCGGGCGAACTGCTGGGCGGGTACGACGCATGCCAGGGCGACAGCGGCGGGCCGCTGGTGGCCCGTGGGCGGCTCATCGGGCTGGTGTCCTGGGGGAACGGCTGTGCTCGGGCGGGGAGCCCCGGCGTGTACACACGGATCTCCGCCGCGATCGGCTGGATGCCGAAAGCCGACTGA